In Halalkalicoccus tibetensis, the genomic window CGAGAAGCCGGAGTACCTCTACGACGGCGCGGACCTGGTGACTCATGTAAAGAAAGAGAAACACCAGTTCGAAGAGGGAGCGCGCGCCCGGAAGGGCACCGAGTACTAGTCGGCCAGGATCGGCTCCGCGGAGCGCCGCCCGTGGACCTCGACTAGCCGGTCCGCGCCCCGGCGGGCGCCGGCGATCGTCCCCGCCAGCGGGCCGAACGTGAGCGCGCCGAGCGCACCGGTCACGAAGACTCCCGATCCCTCGGAGTCCTCGACGGTGCGCCATTCAAGACTCCGGTCGTCGAGCACCGCCAGTCCGTCCACACCGGTCTCCAGGCCGAGCGAGGCCGCCACCCTCTCGACCAGCGGGTGATCGGAGGCGCGGTCGAAGCCGGTCGCACAGATCGCCCGCCGGAAGCGATCGACCGAGCCGTCCGTCAGCCGGAGGACGACCTCCTCCCCGCCCGCGTGCGCGGCCTCGACCTCGCCGCGGCGGACCCGGAGCTTGCCCCGCTCGCCCGCCGCCTCGACCTCCCGGAGAAGCGACGGGGGGATCGAGCCCGTGTTGTGCGCGCGTCGCACGCGCTCGAGGCGGGTCTCCGAGCCCGGTGGGAGGGGGTGCAGGCGTCTCTCCATCCGGCGCCAGTTGATCCAGGGGGGATCGGCCTCGACCCCCGCCGCCCGCAGTTCGTGGCGCGCGAGCAGCGTGACGGGGGCCCGCTCCGCGAGGTTCACGGCGAGATGGGCGGCCGTGACCCCGCCGCCGACGACGCAGACCCGGCCGGCGGGCTCGCGCTCGTCGATCGGGACCGACTCGTCCCAGACGTGCGAGAGCGGGGCGTCCTCGGAAAGCCCGCGCGCCCAGTCGGGCTGCCGGGGTGGGCCCTGGCCGACCGCGAGCACGCAGCGCTCGGCACGGATCGGCCCCTCCTCGGTGTCGATCCGGAGCCGATTGCCCTCTCGGTCGATCCCCGTTGCGGCCGCCTCGATCACCAACGCGTCGATCCCGCTCCGCTCGATCGCGTGGCGGGCGTGATCGAGAAAGAGGGAGAGCGACGGCCGGCGCGGGTGGTCGGGCGCCGGGCGCAGCTCCTCCTCCCGATCCCGCGCCTCCGCGAAGTCCCGCAGGTCGAACGGCTCGACCCCGAGATGGTGGACGAACGGCGAGCGGAGCGTCCCCATCCCGCAGGCGCGGGCCTTCTCGCGGAACGACGCAAGCAGCTCGCCGCGCGGTTCGAGGATCGCGAGATCCTGAGGTTCGAGATCGGTCTCGCTGACGAGTCGATGGGCGACGTGGGTGCCGTGGATTCCGCCGCCGACGACGACGTACCCGTAGCTCATCGCCCGACTCCCGCCCCCATCCCTGGCATTCTCGATCGGGGGAGCGTCGTCCCGAGCCGGTCGTCAGGGGCAAGCACACGGTCGGTATCGGTCGGTCCCCACTGGGGACGTGGAGCTGCCTTCGTCGTCATAGTAATAACTACACTCTATTATTTAATAAGAATTGCTAACTAGAGGGTTCGATATGGCAAATAGGAGACGAAACGCCCAGTAGGCATAGGAGCGGAGGTCGGACGTGACGCGAACCCTCCTGGTGGCCGGGACCGCGAGCCACGTCGGCAAGAGCACGGTCGCCGCGGGGCTATGTCGCCACCTGGCCGATCGGGGGATTTCGGTCGCGCCATATAAGGCCCAGAACATGTCGAACAACGCCCGCGCGGTCCCGCGGGCCGACGATTCGGCAAAGGCCGGCGAGGTCGGCGTCTCCCAGTACGTCCAGGCGCGGGCCGCCCGCATCGGGGCGACCACCGATATGAACCCCGTGCTGCTCAAGCCGCGCGGCGACGGCGAGAGCCAGCTCGTGATCGACGGCGAGGCCGTCGGCAACGTCGGGGCCGGCGAGTACTACGAGACCGGCTGGGAGCGCGCCCGCGAGGCGGCCCGGGCGGCCCACGCGCGCCTCGCCGCGGAGTACGACGTGGTGATCGCCGAGGGCGCGGGCTCGATCGCCGAGATCAACCTTTCGGATCGCGACCTCGCGAACGTCGAGACGGCCCGCTTTGCCGACGCGGAGGTCCTGCTTCTGGTGGACATCGAGCGCGGCGGGGCCTTCGCGAGCCTGTATGGCACCCTCGAGCTGATGCCCGCGGACTGCCGCGAGCGGGTGGTCGGCGCGCTGATAACGAAGTTCCGGGGCGATCCCGAGCTCCTGGAGCCGGGGATCGAGGAGATCGAGGAGCGAACCGGCGTTCCGATACTGGGAGTGCTCCCCTACGACGACCCCGGCCTCCCCGAGGAGGACAGCGTCTCGCTCCCTGCGGCGGGCGAGACGGCCGTCCACGGCGACCCCGACGGGGTTCGGATCGCGGTGCCCCGGCTCACGCGGATCTCGAACTTCACCGACCTCGAGCCCCTCGCCCGCGAGCCCGGCGTCGGCGTCGCCTACGGCCCGCCCGAGTCGGTCCTCGAGGGCGCCCACGCGGTCGTGCTCCCGGGGACCAAAAACACCGTCGACGACCTGCTCGAACTCCACGAGGCGGACTTCGGCGAGCGCCTCCGCGACTTTTCGGGGCCGGTCGTCGGGCTCTGCGGCGGGTACCAGATGCTCGGCGAGCGGATCACGAACGCCGCGGTCGAGGGGACCGACGGTGAGGACATCGTCGAGGGGTTCGGACTGCTGCCCGTCGAGACGCGCTTCTCGAACCGGAAGCGCATCGAGCGCGTCGAGCGCGAACTCGTCGGGAGCGGGCCGCTCGCCGGCGCACGCGGTCCGGTATCGGGCTACGAGATCCACATGGGCGAGAGCCGGCCCACGGGACCCGTCGAGCGGCCGTTCGAGGGCGAGGGTGCTGCGACCGCCGACGCGTTCGGGACCTACCTCCACGGCCTCTTCGGGAACCGGGTCGCGAGGGACGCGTTCCTCGATCGGGTCTTCGAGAACGCGGGGGCTGAGCGGCCGAGCCCGGCCAGGAACGAGTCGCCCTACGACCGGGCCGCGGCGTTAGTGGCTGAAAACGTCGACCTCGAAGCCCTCGAATTTGATCGCCTGCCCCGGATCCGATCGGACGGATAGTATAACGTATCTGATCTACTCGATCCGGCCACAGTGTGATACTCACTGTCACAAATGAAAGCGAAACAACTAAAATACTACCCCGTCTACTGGGAAACGAGCCGAGGTAGCCTAGCCCGGCCAAGGCGGCAGATTCGAAATCTGCTGTCCTCACGGACACGAGAGTTCAAATCTCTCCCTCGGCGTTATCCTCCGACCGCTACCGCTCGTAGCGACGGGTGACCGGCGGACACCGGTCGGATCTCCCGGTCGACCCGCCTCCCGTATCCCGCCCGCATCGTTCCGGCCGCGATAGATATCCGATTTCGGATAGGACAGTATTTACATATGTGATCGAATAGAGAGGCGTACAACGTCGTCTAATGGCACTTGGAGCGAAATTCATTCGGTTCCGTTCGTTAGTGATAAGCGATAATATATTTATGCATGGGCTATAATGATCGAACAGAACATGGCCGTAACCGACGAGGACTGATACTGGATGGCTGGTGAAGACGAGAGGGCGGACGGCGCCGTCGTCGCCGAGGACGAACCGGGCGTCTATCGGGCGACCCACGATTTCGAGGGGCGCCACGAGCTCAGCACGTCCGTCATCGAGGCGATCGAGGAGGCCGCCGACGTCGAGGGCCCCTCCTCGCGGGTCCTCGCCGATGTGATCGATCCGGACTGTCTCGACGGGCTGTTCAGGCCCGTCCGCCATCGGACCGAGCGCGAGAACGGGAAGGTGCAGTTCCCGCTCGGGGGCTACCGGATCGCCGTCTACGCCACCGGCGAGATCGTGCTCCGGCCGATCGGGGATTAGTCGTCGGCCGGCGCCGGCCGTTGGCCGCGCACGAGCAGCCGATCGAGCGCGTCGACCATCGCCACCACGCTCGCGCGTGTGATGTCCGCGTCGCTGCGCGCGACCGTCACGGTCCGATCCGCGCGCGACATGACGACCTCGACGGTCACCACGGCGTCGGTCCCGCCGGTGATCGCGTCGACGTGATAGGAGTCGAGCTGTGCGTCGGCGGCCGATCCCAGCGCCTCCCGCACGGCCGAGACGGCCGCGTCGACGGGGCCGCTGCCGAGGCCGCTCGCGACCCGCTCCTCGTCGTCGACCCGCAGTCGGACGCTCGCGGTAGGGGTGTCGCCGCCGCTCGCCGCGGTCAGGTCGAGCAGTTCGACCCGGCGGTCGCGTTCGCGCCCGCGGACGTCCTCGGCGATCGCGAGCAGGTCGGCGTCCGTGACGCGCTTGCCCCGGTCGGCGAGCTCCTTGACCCGCGGGACGATCTCCGCGAGGTCCTCGTCGCTGACCTCGACGTCGTGTTCCTCCAGTGCGGCGCGCGCGCCCGCCCGCCCGGTGTGTTTCCCGAGCACGAGCCGGCGCTCGCGGCCCACCCGCTCGGGCGGATAGGGCTCGTACATCCGCTCGTCCTTCAGCGTGCCGTCCGTGTGGATCCCGCTCTCGTGGGCGAAGGCGTTCTCGCCGACGACGGCCTTGTTCGGGGGCAGGGGAACGCCCGTATAGCGCGAGACCACGCCCGCGAGCTCGTAGAGCTGAACGGTGTCGACCGTCCGGATCCCGTAGCAGTGATCCAGCGCGATCGCCACCTCCTCGAGGGCGACGTTGCCCGCGCGCTCGCCGACGCCGTTGACCGTGGCGTGGACGAGGTCCGCGCCCGCGGCGACGCTCGCCAGCGCGTTGGCCATCCCCAGCCCGAGGTCGTCGTGGGTGTGGGTGCTGGTCGGCCCTAACCGGGAGAGCCGGGAGACGGCCTCGTGGACCCTGTCGGGACCCGCGTGACCGACGGTGTCGGCGTAACAGACCCGGTCGGCGCCCGCCTCGAGCGCGCTTCCGAGCAGCTCGACCAGATAGTCGAGCTCCGCACGGGAGCCGTCCTCGCCGATGACCTCGACCCAGAGGCCGTGGTCCTTCGCGTAGTCGACCAGCTCGACCGTGCGCTCGAGGACGTCGCCGCGGGTGGTGCCGACCTTCCCCTCGATGTGGCGGTCGCTGGCGGGCACCACGAGGTTGACGCCGTCGACGCCACAGTCCAGCGCGAGGTCGACGTCGCTCTGCACGCCGCGGGCGAAGCTCGTGATCGTCGCGTCGAGCCCGAGGTCCGTCACCCGCGAGATGGTGCGGCGCTCGCCCTCGCCGGTGCAGGCGCTGCCGGCCTCGATGTAGGGCACCGCGGCGGCATCGAGCGTGCGGGCGATCTCGGCCTTCTCCTCGGGCGAGAGCGAGACACCCGGCGCTTGCTCGCCGTCGCGCAGCGTGGTATCCAGAAGCTCGACCGAGTCCATCGATTCCAACCGCTCGTCGAAAAGTGGATTAGGGTTACCTTCGGGGGAGAATTTCGCATCCAGCCGGGTCGCCCCGACTTCCTCTATCCTCCGAGTCCGAATGGTGAGGGTTGCTCTCCATTGTACTTCCACGGAGGGGGACACCGTATATCAAGGTGGTGGTTCGCGTCGGCCGGGTCGGATCACCCCTGGAGGACGACCCGATCGCCCTCGCGGACCCCTTCGGCCGCGCCCGCCGGGAGCTCGACGATCGTGTCGGCCCGCCCGCGCCCGAAGCCGGTCCAGGCGTCGAGGTGTGCGGTACGGGTTACTTCGCCGTCGACCAGCCAGAGGGCGTCGATCGGGAACGGGACACAGAGCATATGCAGCGACCGGGTGACGGGCTCGCCGAACTCGAAGACCAGCGCGTAGTCCTCGGGGATCGACCGGCGGAACATCAGCCCGCGGGCCCGGGCGAGAAACGAGTCGGCGACCTCGACGTCGCCCGCGATGACGATGTCGAGGTCGCGATGGACGAGGCGCACGGAGGGACTCGGTAAACCGTCGGCATGAGCCTTGTGGCCCGCACGCAACCCTTTTGGCTCGATCGTCCGAAGGGACCGATCGCATGGAGCGAACACCCACCGGAACCCCGGTCGGCGTCGACGACCCCTACGAGCACGTCGGGCGCTGTGACCACCTGGCCGACGACGGCCGGTGCCGGTTCGCGATCGAGCGTCCCGATCGGGACCCGGAGTTCGCCCGCGATCGGCAGCAGGCGGGGTACGCCTGCGTCGCGGGCGAGGAGGGCTGTGGGTGGCGCGACTGTCCGCACTTTCGCTCGCGGGCGACCGACCGCGAGTGTCGCCGCTGCGGGCTCGAGGAGCGCCGGATGGCCCACACGGGCGAACGCCCGCTGCTCGAGGAACACCACCTCTCGTACGCCGACGGAGCCCCGCCCGAACGGAAGGACGGTGATGAGGAGGGGGAGCCCGCCCACGAGATCACGGTCGTCCTCTGTCGGTGGTGTCACGCCAAGGTCCACGGCTCGTGGGCACGAATCGACGACGACGCCTCGCCCGACCCCGAGGCGCTGGCTGCCGCCGAGGGCCGCCGGAGCCGCGAGCTCGACGAGACGGGCTTCGAGACCGCGAGCGAGCGCTACGACCCATAGACCATCCGAACGACTCTCCTAGAGAGCTGTTGTTAATTCCGTGAGTTCTGTTGGGAACAGATCGATACGTACTACAACGGGGAGGGATGTTGACCATTATATCAATATTATAAGAGTTTATTTTAGAGTTAGGCGTCTCCGAACATGGATGTCGAAACCGAACACCGGCGACGGACGGACCGAGGAGAGGGAGAGCCATCTCGCGGCGAGCCGGCGGTCGTTCCTGGCGGGCGTCGGGGCGCTCGCGGGTTCGGCCGCGCTCGGCGGCGGGGCGACGGCCGTGACGGGTGCGACCGAAGGGACCGCCGACGGCGAAGCCGACAGCGCGATCACGTTCATCACCGACGGGATGGGACACACGCAGATCACCGGCGCGCGATATCTGAAGGCGTACCAGGCCGACTCGGAGGCGTTCCCGCTGAACGTCGACCCCGCGAAGACGGGCCTGCAGATGGACCGCCACGAGGCCCAGGGGACGATGACGGTGTTCCCGGACGACCCCGACGAGCTCGTCACGGACTCGGGGGCAGCCGCGACGGCCCTGTCGACGATCGGCACGGGGGAGAACGAGCACGCGTGTACCGACTGCGACGGCGTCACGGACTGTGCGGCCGCGGCGACCAGCATGAGCGGCGGCGTGAAGGCCTACAACGGCGCGATCGGTGGCGTCGCCGGCGAGGACGGCGAGTTCGTGCCCGTCGAGACGGTCCTCGAGGCCGCCCGCGACGCGGGGAAGTCGACCGGGCTGGTGACCAACACCCGGATCACCCATGCGACCCCGGCGGCCTTCGGCGCTCACGTTCCGGAACGAGGGATGGAGGACGAGATCGCCCGCCAGTACATCGAGGAGACGGGCGTCGATGTCCTGTTGGGCGGCGGGAAGGCCTTCTTCGACCCCGAGGAGCGCGAGGACGGTGAGGACCTGCTCGCGACCGCCGAGGAGGAGGGCTACGAGCTCGTCGAGACCGCAGACGAGCTCGACGGTGTGGACCAGACGCCGGTGCTCGGGCTGTTCACCGACGACGACAGCCACATGAACTACTACCTCGATCGCCTCCCGGAGGACGGAACGGGCCAGCCGGGCCTCCCGGAGATGGTCGAGAAGGCGATCGAACTCCTCTCGGAGAACGAGGAGGGGTTCTTCCTGATGGTCGAGTCGGGCCGGGTCGACCACTGCGGACACGCGAACGACCCCGCGATCGCGGCCGAACAGCTGGAGGGCGACGAGGCCGTGGGTGCCTGCCTCGACTACGTCCAGGACGACTCGAACCCGCCGACGACGATGGTCACGACAGCGGACCACGAGTGTGGCGGAATGTCGTTGGCCCGCGACGGACCGTACAACGTCAACTTCGACGTGCTCGACGCGATGGGCGCGAGCGCGACCGAGGGGCTCGCGCCGCTGATCGAGGAGGCCGACTCCATCGAGGAGATCCGCGGGATCATGGACGATCACGCCGGGATCGACGACATGGACGAGTACGACGTCGCGCGCGTCCAGCGCACCCCCGACGACGTCAAGGAGGTGCTCAACGAGCGTGCGCTCGTCGGCTGGACCTCCGACGGCCACACCGCCGCGGACGTGCCGACGTTCGCCTCCGGGCCCAACGCCGAGTTCGTCAACGCCGCCCGTGACAACACCGACATGGCGGGGCTGATCACCGACTCGCTCGGGCTGTAGCTCCACTCCGCGCATCTTTTGGCCCCCCACCGGCTACCGTCGGTATGCGAATCGACGTGGTCGACAACCACGGCCAGTTCACTCACCTCGAGGGGCGCGCGCTCCGGGACATGAGCATCGACACCGAGACCATCGACAACGACACCCCGCCCGAGGAGATCGACGCCGACGGGCTCGTCATCTCGGGCGGCCCCGACATCGATCGGACGGGCAACTGCGGGGAGTATCTCGACCTGGACGTTCCCGTCCTGGGGATCTGTCTGGGGATGCAGGTGATCGCCGACGAGCTCGGGGGCAGCGTTGCGGGCGGCGAGTACGGCGGCTACGCCGACGTCACCGTCGAGATAGTCGACGACGAGGACCCGCTGGTAGGGTCGCTCGCGCCCGAGACCCGCGTCTGGGCGTCTCATGGCGACGAAGTGAAGGAGCTCCCCGACGGGTTCGCCCTGACCGGGAGGAGCGACGTCTGCGGGATCGAGTCGATGAGCGATCCCGATAGAGCGCTCTACGGGGTCCAGTGGCATCCGGAGGTCGCCCACACCGAGGAGGGCGAGGCGGTCTTCGAGAACTTCCGCGCGATCTGCGAGAACCGGTAGCTTACTCCTCTGCCTCGGCGAACAGCTCGTCGACGGCCGACTCGGCGGCCAGGACGGCGTCCTCCGCGACCTGCTCCGCCTCCTCGTCGTCGACGTTGAGGTAGACGTCGACCTCCAGAACCCCCTCCTCGAACGTCACGGCGACGTCCAGATCGTCGACCTCGGAGCGACGATACCGCGAGAAGATCAGCCCCTCCGCGGCCTCGGCCGCCGTTCGAACGACCTCGTCGTCTGCGGGTTCCATCTACGCGCCGCCGGGACCGGGGCTCGGGCCCGCACCCGGGCCGGCCGGACCGCCGCCGCCCGCACCGCCGAGCATCTGCTGGAGCTCGCCCTGGAGCTCCTCGAACTGCGTCTGGACGCGCTCTTCCTGTTTCTTGAGCGTCTCGAGGCGGACTTCCAGGCTGTCGACCTTCTCCTCGAGTTCGTCCTCGGCGGTATCGAGGTCGGTCTCGATCATGAGCTCGCCGGCCTCGCGGTACATCGTGGTGCCCTCGTCGACCTCCTCGAGGGTTTCGAGTGCGTTCTGGGAGTCGGTGAGCGTCGTCTCGGCCTGGTTCTTCTGGGCGGCGACCTGCTGGGCCGTCTCCTGAAGGTCCTGTAGCTGCTCGAGCTTCTCCTGTGCTTCCGGCGGTAGGTTGCCCTGCATACCCCGACCGAGGTGGTCCGGACTGAAAAACCCCCGTCTTTACGTCTCGGCGCCGGTGCCGGCCTCCGCGGCCCGCTCGGCGACCTCGAGCAGCGTCAGCCAGGTGTTGGTCGCCGCGCGCAGCGCGACGAGGTCCTCGGCCTCGATACGCACCGACAGCGTCGCCTCTTCCCGGGAGATCGACGTCCGCGAGCGGTCGTCGGCCAGCCCTGCGAGCTCGGGGCGGACCGAGCGCTCGACGTGGCGTGCGCGGCGCTCGCGGTCGTACTCGAACCGGAGAGAAGCATCGTGGGGCGGCTCCGACGTCACTCGACGCCGACTTCCTTGACGTCGCGGCTGCGCTCCTTGAGCAGCACGCGGTGCCCGCAGTACGGACAGCGGACGCCGCCGTACTCGTCGAGCTCGACGTCGCGTTTACACCGCGAGCACTTGTAGCTCATTCGTCGTCGGACTCGTCGAGGGCCGCGCGGATCGATCGCGAGACGGTGCGCCCGGCGGGCGTCTGGGGACGGTAGGCGCCGCCGGCGAAGGTCTCGCCGGTCTCCTCGTTCTTCCAGATGCCCGTGCCGACGCGGGTGACGTCGTCGCCGTCGACGGTCGCGTGCTCGGTGTCGTCCTCGATGTCGGCGACCCGGCGGCGGGCGACGCGCCCGTAGCGCGCGCCGAAGCGCCCCGCGCTGCCGACGCGGCCCGATTTTCTCTTAGCCATAGTGCCAGTATCTACCCGCAGGGCGCACATAAGCCTGTCCTTCGCGACCGTCGCACGCCGCTCGCGACGGGTCGGTTAGTCCACCCCGTAGCCCTCCTCCTCGAGAAGCTCGTTCAAGTCCGCGCGCACCCGCTCGCCGGTCTCGCGATCGGGGGCGGTCGTCACCACCCTGTTCTCCTGAACGCTCGAACCGTCCCGCAACAGCAAGCGAACGTTGCCGTTCGCGCCCGCGCGGGTCGCCTTCGCGCGCAGCCCCGAGCGCGAGCCGCTGCCGCCGGCGTCGATCGGCCCCGGGATCACCTTCTTGACGTGGGGATGGCCCGCGACGTGGTGGATGGCCTTCACCCCTCCCCGTCCCCCGATCAGCGTCGAGTGGCTCCCGCCGATCTTCTCCTTCGGGGGCGTGTCGACGACCGTGAGCGCTGGCTCGCCGATCCGGCCGCGCACGGCCTCGACGGGGTCGTCGTCGGAGACGCGATAGAAGTCGTAGTGCAGTTGTGCGCGGATCTCGCGAAGGACGTCCCGGTCGCCGGCGGCGTAGACCTCGTTGGGGCGTTTTCGCTGGATCTCGTCGGCCACCCGTCCCGCGAAGTTCCGGCGCTCGACGACCTCGGCGGGGTCGCCCGACTCGGGGACCGTCGTGATCGTCGTCTCGCCGAGCACCTCCTCGCCGTCGAGCATCGTCAGCGTGACCCGGTCCCGGGAGATCTCGCAGACCACGCCGTCGGTGTTCGCGGAACGACAGACCA contains:
- a CDS encoding prefoldin subunit beta, yielding MQGNLPPEAQEKLEQLQDLQETAQQVAAQKNQAETTLTDSQNALETLEEVDEGTTMYREAGELMIETDLDTAEDELEEKVDSLEVRLETLKKQEERVQTQFEELQGELQQMLGGAGGGGPAGPGAGPSPGPGGA
- a CDS encoding DNA-directed RNA polymerase subunit P, producing the protein MSYKCSRCKRDVELDEYGGVRCPYCGHRVLLKERSRDVKEVGVE
- a CDS encoding alkaline phosphatase, producing the protein MSKPNTGDGRTEERESHLAASRRSFLAGVGALAGSAALGGGATAVTGATEGTADGEADSAITFITDGMGHTQITGARYLKAYQADSEAFPLNVDPAKTGLQMDRHEAQGTMTVFPDDPDELVTDSGAAATALSTIGTGENEHACTDCDGVTDCAAAATSMSGGVKAYNGAIGGVAGEDGEFVPVETVLEAARDAGKSTGLVTNTRITHATPAAFGAHVPERGMEDEIARQYIEETGVDVLLGGGKAFFDPEEREDGEDLLATAEEEGYELVETADELDGVDQTPVLGLFTDDDSHMNYYLDRLPEDGTGQPGLPEMVEKAIELLSENEEGFFLMVESGRVDHCGHANDPAIAAEQLEGDEAVGACLDYVQDDSNPPTTMVTTADHECGGMSLARDGPYNVNFDVLDAMGASATEGLAPLIEEADSIEEIRGIMDDHAGIDDMDEYDVARVQRTPDDVKEVLNERALVGWTSDGHTAADVPTFASGPNAEFVNAARDNTDMAGLITDSLGL
- a CDS encoding GMP synthase subunit A; translated protein: MRIDVVDNHGQFTHLEGRALRDMSIDTETIDNDTPPEEIDADGLVISGGPDIDRTGNCGEYLDLDVPVLGICLGMQVIADELGGSVAGGEYGGYADVTVEIVDDEDPLVGSLAPETRVWASHGDEVKELPDGFALTGRSDVCGIESMSDPDRALYGVQWHPEVAHTEEGEAVFENFRAICENR
- a CDS encoding DUF3194 domain-containing protein produces the protein MEPADDEVVRTAAEAAEGLIFSRYRRSEVDDLDVAVTFEEGVLEVDVYLNVDDEEAEQVAEDAVLAAESAVDELFAEAEE
- a CDS encoding FAD/NAD(P)-binding protein, which encodes MSYGYVVVGGGIHGTHVAHRLVSETDLEPQDLAILEPRGELLASFREKARACGMGTLRSPFVHHLGVEPFDLRDFAEARDREEELRPAPDHPRRPSLSLFLDHARHAIERSGIDALVIEAAATGIDREGNRLRIDTEEGPIRAERCVLAVGQGPPRQPDWARGLSEDAPLSHVWDESVPIDEREPAGRVCVVGGGVTAAHLAVNLAERAPVTLLARHELRAAGVEADPPWINWRRMERRLHPLPPGSETRLERVRRAHNTGSIPPSLLREVEAAGERGKLRVRRGEVEAAHAGGEEVVLRLTDGSVDRFRRAICATGFDRASDHPLVERVAASLGLETGVDGLAVLDDRSLEWRTVEDSEGSGVFVTGALGALTFGPLAGTIAGARRGADRLVEVHGRRSAEPILAD
- a CDS encoding KEOPS complex subunit Pcc1 codes for the protein MTSEPPHDASLRFEYDRERRARHVERSVRPELAGLADDRSRTSISREEATLSVRIEAEDLVALRAATNTWLTLLEVAERAAEAGTGAET
- a CDS encoding DUF192 domain-containing protein, producing the protein MRLVHRDLDIVIAGDVEVADSFLARARGLMFRRSIPEDYALVFEFGEPVTRSLHMLCVPFPIDALWLVDGEVTRTAHLDAWTGFGRGRADTIVELPAGAAEGVREGDRVVLQG
- a CDS encoding DUF2103 domain-containing protein, with the protein product MRCRECHSELDKPGDYCLVCRSANTDGVVCEISRDRVTLTMLDGEEVLGETTITTVPESGDPAEVVERRNFAGRVADEIQRKRPNEVYAAGDRDVLREIRAQLHYDFYRVSDDDPVEAVRGRIGEPALTVVDTPPKEKIGGSHSTLIGGRGGVKAIHHVAGHPHVKKVIPGPIDAGGSGSRSGLRAKATRAGANGNVRLLLRDGSSVQENRVVTTAPDRETGERVRADLNELLEEEGYGVD
- a CDS encoding (R)-citramalate synthase, translated to MDSVELLDTTLRDGEQAPGVSLSPEEKAEIARTLDAAAVPYIEAGSACTGEGERRTISRVTDLGLDATITSFARGVQSDVDLALDCGVDGVNLVVPASDRHIEGKVGTTRGDVLERTVELVDYAKDHGLWVEVIGEDGSRAELDYLVELLGSALEAGADRVCYADTVGHAGPDRVHEAVSRLSRLGPTSTHTHDDLGLGMANALASVAAGADLVHATVNGVGERAGNVALEEVAIALDHCYGIRTVDTVQLYELAGVVSRYTGVPLPPNKAVVGENAFAHESGIHTDGTLKDERMYEPYPPERVGRERRLVLGKHTGRAGARAALEEHDVEVSDEDLAEIVPRVKELADRGKRVTDADLLAIAEDVRGRERDRRVELLDLTAASGGDTPTASVRLRVDDEERVASGLGSGPVDAAVSAVREALGSAADAQLDSYHVDAITGGTDAVVTVEVVMSRADRTVTVARSDADITRASVVAMVDALDRLLVRGQRPAPADD
- a CDS encoding HalOD1 output domain-containing protein codes for the protein MAGEDERADGAVVAEDEPGVYRATHDFEGRHELSTSVIEAIEEAADVEGPSSRVLADVIDPDCLDGLFRPVRHRTERENGKVQFPLGGYRIAVYATGEIVLRPIGD
- a CDS encoding cobyric acid synthase, with amino-acid sequence MTRTLLVAGTASHVGKSTVAAGLCRHLADRGISVAPYKAQNMSNNARAVPRADDSAKAGEVGVSQYVQARAARIGATTDMNPVLLKPRGDGESQLVIDGEAVGNVGAGEYYETGWERAREAARAAHARLAAEYDVVIAEGAGSIAEINLSDRDLANVETARFADAEVLLLVDIERGGAFASLYGTLELMPADCRERVVGALITKFRGDPELLEPGIEEIEERTGVPILGVLPYDDPGLPEEDSVSLPAAGETAVHGDPDGVRIAVPRLTRISNFTDLEPLAREPGVGVAYGPPESVLEGAHAVVLPGTKNTVDDLLELHEADFGERLRDFSGPVVGLCGGYQMLGERITNAAVEGTDGEDIVEGFGLLPVETRFSNRKRIERVERELVGSGPLAGARGPVSGYEIHMGESRPTGPVERPFEGEGAATADAFGTYLHGLFGNRVARDAFLDRVFENAGAERPSPARNESPYDRAAALVAENVDLEALEFDRLPRIRSDG
- a CDS encoding 50S ribosomal protein L37ae → MAKRKSGRVGSAGRFGARYGRVARRRVADIEDDTEHATVDGDDVTRVGTGIWKNEETGETFAGGAYRPQTPAGRTVSRSIRAALDESDDE